Proteins encoded together in one Mycobacterium simiae window:
- a CDS encoding cyclase family protein, with amino-acid sequence MTTTTRAALVAAGQQKALAESAVRTPPPSTPLLGADLLERSNHVVDLTRPLYEGMPMWFGHQKTFTPTNQDHERFKELHHTEIGFYARNLIISEHAGTHTDATIEYDPAGLSIEKLALEMYYGSAVCLDMSEARWMDPDPDCIGWATEDVVRRAEAKLEAAGESIKPGDIVLAWFDYGDRYFPMPQYINHNPGFSWDGLEYLAKKGIVNIGTDCSAIDNSGDDKFSGHMVCKKYGLVNTEHLANLGQLINKRFQFWGLPLNITGGTGSPIRAIAVLP; translated from the coding sequence ATGACAACCACGACCCGCGCGGCTCTAGTCGCCGCAGGACAGCAGAAGGCGCTGGCCGAGTCGGCCGTTCGCACGCCGCCGCCAAGCACTCCGCTGTTGGGGGCGGATCTGCTTGAGCGGTCCAACCATGTCGTCGACCTGACCCGCCCGCTCTACGAGGGGATGCCGATGTGGTTTGGTCATCAAAAGACGTTCACTCCGACCAACCAGGACCACGAGCGATTCAAGGAATTGCACCATACCGAAATCGGTTTCTACGCACGCAATCTGATCATCAGCGAGCATGCCGGCACACATACCGACGCCACCATCGAGTACGACCCCGCCGGTCTGTCGATCGAGAAACTGGCACTGGAAATGTATTACGGATCAGCGGTATGTCTGGACATGTCGGAGGCCCGGTGGATGGATCCGGATCCCGATTGCATCGGCTGGGCAACCGAAGACGTGGTCCGGCGCGCAGAAGCCAAGCTTGAGGCGGCCGGGGAGAGCATCAAGCCGGGCGACATCGTCTTGGCCTGGTTCGACTACGGGGACCGGTATTTCCCCATGCCGCAGTACATCAACCACAACCCCGGCTTTTCTTGGGACGGCCTGGAATACCTCGCCAAGAAGGGAATCGTCAACATTGGAACCGACTGCAGCGCAATCGACAACAGCGGCGACGACAAATTCAGTGGACACATGGTTTGCAAGAAGTACGGCCTGGTCAATACCGAACACCTCGCCAACCTAGGCCAACTGATCAACAAGCGCTTCCAATTCTGGGGACTCCCGCTCAATATCACCGGCGGAACGGGATCACCCATCCGGGCGATTGCCGTCCTGCCCTAA